A genomic segment from Thiomicrorhabdus aquaedulcis encodes:
- a CDS encoding flavin reductase family protein produces MLHYSKDTLDSLALSQKISLINSITGVKPANLIGSQDANGQTNLAIFSSVVHLGSHPPLIGFVLRPKQVMALAQTATPKWVERHTYDNIIHTGVYTINHVSLPMVAAAHATAQRYPQTVSEFAACGLTPEYLPQFNAPFVVQSVCKFGLRFIEEIAIERNGTTLIVGEVEHILLADNALSPEGAVRLDTLNSVGLGGTNHYYSLKHQCECALES; encoded by the coding sequence ATGCTGCATTATTCAAAAGACACGTTAGACAGTTTAGCGCTTAGTCAAAAAATTTCGTTAATCAACTCAATTACGGGCGTAAAACCCGCCAATTTAATTGGCTCACAAGATGCCAATGGTCAGACTAATTTGGCCATTTTTAGCTCTGTGGTGCATTTGGGCAGTCATCCACCGTTAATTGGTTTTGTGCTTAGACCCAAGCAGGTAATGGCTTTGGCGCAAACCGCTACGCCAAAATGGGTTGAACGCCATACTTACGATAACATTATTCACACCGGTGTTTACACCATTAATCATGTCAGCCTGCCTATGGTCGCGGCCGCGCACGCTACCGCACAGCGTTATCCACAAACGGTATCGGAGTTTGCGGCGTGCGGCTTAACCCCCGAATATTTACCCCAGTTTAACGCCCCTTTTGTGGTGCAATCGGTCTGTAAGTTTGGGTTACGTTTTATTGAAGAAATTGCCATAGAGCGCAACGGCACTACCTTAATAGTGGGCGAAGTTGAGCATATTTTGTTGGCCGATAATGCGCTTAGCCCTGAAGGTGCCGTGCGCTTAGACACGCTTAACAGCGTGGGGTTAGGGGGTACAAACCACTATTACAGTCTTAAGCACCAATGTGAGTGTGCGCTAGAATCCTAA
- a CDS encoding chorismate--pyruvate lyase family protein: MLNDTTYFAAINPTQASVAVQSWLNTPGSLTARLRQQCAHLQVIVLAEGFTTPMPFEITRLNLGFKVEQTIDQAWVRCVLLQCPSVNHSNPNNAHNKPAQNWVYARTVIPNFTPQNPWANLQTLGNQPLGEILFEYPNIQRTPFTFFNPPLDTWPHLSQALNPCLSSQPELQQPTQQPTQQPKQQLTQKAYARSSIFTQINAPQNAYPLHLTEVFLPGLVKD; encoded by the coding sequence ATGCTTAATGACACAACTTATTTTGCCGCGATTAATCCAACACAGGCCTCGGTTGCGGTGCAATCGTGGCTTAACACGCCCGGTTCGCTCACCGCACGACTGCGTCAACAGTGTGCGCATTTGCAAGTGATTGTATTGGCCGAAGGGTTTACCACCCCCATGCCGTTTGAAATAACGCGTTTAAATTTGGGTTTTAAGGTAGAGCAAACCATTGACCAGGCCTGGGTAAGATGCGTTTTACTGCAATGCCCCAGCGTTAATCACTCTAACCCTAATAATGCACACAACAAACCCGCCCAAAACTGGGTGTACGCTCGCACAGTGATTCCCAACTTTACCCCACAAAACCCTTGGGCAAACTTGCAAACCCTGGGCAATCAACCCTTAGGCGAAATTTTGTTTGAGTACCCCAACATTCAACGCACCCCGTTTACGTTTTTTAACCCACCATTAGACACTTGGCCACACTTAAGCCAAGCCTTAAATCCATGCTTAAGCTCGCAACCAGAACTGCAACAACCAACACAACAACCAACACAACAACCCAAGCAACAACTCACCCAAAAAGCCTACGCGCGCAGCTCTATTTTTACCCAAATAAACGCACCGCAAAACGCTTACCCCCTGCACCTTACCGAAGTGTTTTTACCAGGCCTGGTCAAAGATTAA
- a CDS encoding TIGR03643 family protein, whose product MNTVKSSQTIGSQSPLVVKQPIAVRKPLLDATLTNALSQQACSRVIEMAWEDRTPFEAIKLNFNLTESQVIKLMRRELKAGSFKAWRARVSGRKTKHAQLRSKDVTRHVCPSQNKPR is encoded by the coding sequence ATGAACACCGTTAAATCTTCTCAAACAATCGGCTCTCAAAGCCCTCTTGTGGTTAAACAACCCATCGCGGTGCGTAAGCCATTATTGGACGCGACACTTACAAATGCGCTGTCTCAACAAGCGTGCTCTCGGGTAATTGAAATGGCGTGGGAAGATCGCACGCCGTTTGAAGCTATTAAACTTAATTTTAACCTAACCGAAAGCCAGGTTATTAAGCTCATGCGACGTGAGCTTAAAGCTGGCTCGTTTAAAGCCTGGCGAGCGCGGGTCAGTGGGCGTAAAACCAAGCACGCGCAATTGCGCTCTAAAGACGTAACGCGTCATGTGTGCCCCAGCCAAAACAAACCGCGGTAA
- a CDS encoding ArsR/SmtB family transcription factor, protein MSDVKRAMFVQLAVMGQSLSSPQRIELLDYLAQAERAVEELAQLSGLSVANTSRHLQQLKQAGLVSVRKDGKSRLYTLASDEVVRLMQQLRHTAQTHLAEVERLRNTLTPALHDDTLSQTALAARLHDDGLIVLDVRPAKEFACGHIVGAINIDPVQTQSTDDMVKRLRTLPKNKAIVAYCRGPFCVYAYEVVALLRQQGFNAQRLAEGFPEWKAAGLAFEQTA, encoded by the coding sequence ATGTCGGACGTTAAACGGGCTATGTTTGTGCAGTTGGCGGTTATGGGGCAGAGTTTGTCGTCGCCGCAGCGTATTGAGTTGTTGGATTATTTGGCGCAAGCCGAGCGTGCGGTAGAGGAGTTGGCGCAGTTAAGTGGTTTAAGCGTGGCCAATACGTCGCGCCATTTGCAGCAGTTAAAACAAGCAGGCCTGGTCAGTGTGCGTAAAGACGGCAAAAGTCGTTTGTATACGTTGGCCAGCGACGAGGTGGTGCGGCTTATGCAGCAACTTAGGCACACCGCGCAAACCCATTTGGCCGAGGTGGAACGCTTAAGAAACACGCTGACCCCTGCTTTGCACGACGACACCCTGAGCCAGACCGCGTTGGCGGCTCGTCTGCACGATGACGGGCTGATTGTGTTGGATGTGCGTCCGGCCAAAGAGTTTGCTTGTGGACACATTGTGGGGGCGATTAACATCGACCCGGTGCAAACGCAGAGCACCGATGACATGGTTAAACGGCTGCGTACATTGCCCAAGAACAAAGCCATTGTCGCGTATTGTCGTGGGCCATTTTGTGTGTATGCTTATGAAGTGGTGGCGTTATTGCGCCAACAAGGCTTTAACGCACAGCGTTTGGCCGAAGGGTTTCCCGAGTGGAAAGCCGCCGGTTTGGCGTTTGAGCAGACCGCGTAG
- a CDS encoding SDR family NAD(P)-dependent oxidoreductase: MTQSTELSPAILPTPPVSILTRDLTLTGHLPPQELKQVLVVGASGGIGQAFCQALITLNPSITLIRFARTLTHLDQAWSNPNLNSNTRPAFDYTIDLADESTFEPAITACKNDLAAHQIDFKPDWVLIATGWLHDPTHQPEKTYQQLEAQTMLYSYQVNAVGPILWLKMLLQALPLRRNSPALKIGVLSARVGSISDNRLGGWHSYRASKAALNMLLKNLAIELQRNQKPVIVVGLQPGTTHTALSAPFQKGLTPNQVQTPAYTAQQLIKVMQALVPQDSGELFDFLGLPFAP; the protein is encoded by the coding sequence ATGACCCAATCGACCGAATTATCCCCAGCCATTTTGCCCACGCCGCCCGTGTCCATTTTAACGCGCGACCTAACCCTAACAGGTCACCTACCACCACAAGAGCTTAAGCAAGTGTTGGTGGTGGGTGCGAGTGGCGGCATTGGTCAGGCCTTTTGCCAGGCGTTAATAACGCTTAATCCGTCCATAACCCTAATACGCTTTGCACGCACGCTAACGCATTTAGACCAGGCCTGGTCAAACCCAAATTTAAACTCAAATACACGTCCTGCATTTGATTACACCATCGACTTAGCCGACGAAAGCACGTTTGAACCCGCCATCACCGCCTGCAAAAACGATTTGGCCGCACATCAAATTGACTTTAAACCCGACTGGGTTTTAATCGCCACCGGTTGGTTGCACGACCCCACCCATCAACCCGAAAAAACCTACCAGCAGTTAGAAGCACAGACCATGCTGTACAGTTACCAGGTTAATGCAGTGGGCCCGATTTTATGGCTTAAAATGCTACTGCAAGCCCTGCCACTTCGGCGTAACAGTCCTGCGCTTAAAATTGGTGTGCTTTCGGCTCGCGTAGGCAGTATTAGCGACAATCGCTTGGGCGGCTGGCACAGTTATCGCGCCAGCAAGGCGGCGTTAAACATGTTGCTTAAAAATTTGGCCATTGAACTGCAACGTAATCAAAAACCGGTAATTGTGGTGGGTTTGCAACCGGGCACGACTCACACGGCACTGTCTGCGCCATTTCAAAAAGGTTTAACGCCCAATCAAGTGCAAACCCCGGCCTACACCGCGCAACAACTTATAAAGGTAATGCAGGCTTTAGTGCCGCAAGACAGTGGCGAACTGTTTGATTTTTTAGGCTTGCCGTTTGCGCCGTAA
- the minC gene encoding septum site-determining protein MinC — MNKVIDLKGSILSLTVLKIYSNDINDIKQALEQKVAQAPDFFNGVPVVFEPQVDNLNPTLLALLMDFLRQKGMVPIGIRTDDDAIKEQANYAGLAVFSPTKAKTPPPQEAQNESANQADNQVANHAADQSPASTDVSDQDSGLKTAMVIHTSVRSGQQIYAKDRDLIILGAVNPGAEVIADGSVHVYGTIRGKVFAGSQGQTQARIFAQKVDAELVCVAGFYQLAEDIAPAHKQGFVEISLAGEKLNFKLLGQAL, encoded by the coding sequence ATGAACAAAGTCATTGACCTAAAAGGCTCGATTTTATCGCTGACCGTATTAAAAATTTACAGCAACGACATTAACGACATTAAACAAGCGTTAGAGCAAAAAGTGGCGCAAGCCCCCGACTTTTTTAACGGCGTACCCGTGGTGTTTGAACCGCAAGTAGACAATTTAAACCCCACCTTATTGGCGTTGCTCATGGACTTTTTACGCCAAAAAGGCATGGTACCCATTGGCATTCGCACCGACGATGACGCCATTAAAGAGCAAGCCAACTACGCCGGTTTAGCGGTGTTTAGTCCAACCAAAGCCAAAACCCCACCGCCGCAAGAGGCACAAAATGAAAGTGCTAATCAGGCGGACAATCAGGTCGCCAATCACGCCGCAGACCAAAGCCCCGCTAGCACAGATGTGTCTGACCAAGACAGTGGACTTAAAACCGCTATGGTGATTCATACCTCAGTGCGCTCAGGGCAGCAAATTTACGCCAAAGACCGCGATTTAATTATTTTAGGCGCAGTAAATCCCGGCGCCGAAGTGATTGCCGACGGCAGTGTGCACGTTTACGGCACCATTCGCGGCAAAGTGTTTGCTGGCTCGCAAGGCCAAACTCAAGCGCGTATTTTTGCCCAAAAGGTTGACGCCGAACTGGTCTGTGTGGCCGGCTTTTACCAATTGGCCGAAGACATTGCCCCCGCGCACAAACAAGGGTTTGTCGAGATTTCGTTAGCGGGCGAAAAACTCAACTTTAAACTGTTAGGTCAGGCGCTGTAA
- the minE gene encoding cell division topological specificity factor MinE — MALLDYLLGQRKKKTANVAKDRLQILLAHERGDRNAPDYLPKMREEILAVIAKYVDIDYEQLKISVDESNGFEVLELNLVLPDNAR; from the coding sequence ATGGCTTTACTGGACTACCTACTAGGACAGCGCAAAAAGAAAACCGCTAATGTGGCAAAAGACCGCCTGCAAATTTTATTAGCCCACGAACGCGGCGACCGCAATGCGCCAGACTATCTACCCAAAATGCGCGAAGAAATTTTGGCCGTTATCGCCAAATACGTCGACATAGACTACGAACAACTCAAAATCTCGGTGGACGAATCCAACGGCTTTGAAGTGCTAGAACTCAACTTAGTGTTGCCCGACAACGCGCGTTAA
- a CDS encoding OmpA family protein, with amino-acid sequence MPIPTFKLKAYILPMALAVAGLSTTACAPVQDAQQSFKDTFASDDPCSNNARNIGMVGGALLGAIVANQLGDGAGAAIVGIAAGAGIGALIGQDMDERRCELHKISQKYQIPIQAQPITLADSGLTVQEQSEFKDTDNVGLKVNLQDTGKQFLSGSATLTPQARAYFTDIAKSYSPEFTNAKDKKQHAMAFQRKILIIGHTDDVGDSNANAVLAEKRAKEVANVFASQGVPKANLHYQGAGETQPRADNRTEEGRNKNRRAEIIDLPSQNALHAYLAHRKPVLAYYRTVPTAPQTQANQTMPTTQKTPASVKKTSLIPRALLKPTTHLMPLDVAGILKVSQLIKCKPMLILARPFLKKTIWHGCRF; translated from the coding sequence ATGCCCATCCCCACGTTTAAACTTAAAGCCTATATTTTACCCATGGCGTTAGCCGTTGCCGGACTGTCTACCACCGCCTGTGCGCCCGTGCAAGACGCTCAACAAAGTTTTAAAGACACCTTTGCCAGTGACGACCCGTGCAGCAACAATGCCCGTAATATTGGTATGGTTGGCGGTGCGTTGCTAGGGGCTATCGTGGCCAATCAACTGGGCGATGGTGCGGGTGCGGCCATAGTCGGCATAGCCGCAGGTGCAGGCATTGGCGCGTTAATTGGGCAAGACATGGACGAGCGACGCTGTGAACTGCATAAAATTTCACAAAAATACCAAATCCCCATTCAAGCACAACCCATTACTTTGGCCGATTCGGGTCTAACCGTTCAAGAACAATCCGAGTTTAAAGACACCGATAACGTCGGTTTAAAAGTTAATTTACAAGACACCGGCAAGCAGTTTTTATCGGGTTCTGCCACCTTAACGCCCCAGGCTAGAGCCTACTTTACCGACATTGCAAAAAGTTACAGTCCCGAATTTACCAACGCCAAAGACAAAAAACAGCATGCTATGGCGTTTCAACGCAAAATTTTAATTATTGGCCACACCGACGACGTGGGTGACAGCAATGCCAATGCGGTGTTGGCCGAAAAACGCGCCAAAGAAGTGGCCAATGTCTTTGCCTCGCAAGGCGTACCCAAAGCCAACTTACATTACCAAGGCGCGGGCGAAACCCAACCCCGTGCCGACAATCGTACCGAAGAAGGCCGTAATAAAAATAGACGCGCCGAAATCATCGATTTACCCAGTCAAAATGCCCTGCACGCCTATTTGGCGCATCGTAAACCCGTGTTAGCCTATTACCGCACCGTTCCGACAGCACCGCAAACCCAAGCCAATCAAACAATGCCCACCACGCAAAAAACCCCTGCCAGTGTTAAAAAGACATCCCTGATACCTCGAGCCTTGCTAAAGCCAACAACACACTTAATGCCGCTGGACGTGGCTGGAATTTTGAAGGTCAGCCAATTAATCAAATGCAAGCCAATGTTAATATTGGCGAGGCCATTCCTAAAAAAGACAATCTGGCATGGATGTCGGTTTTAG
- the minD gene encoding septum site-determining protein MinD, which translates to MSRIVVVTSGKGGVGKTTTSASFSTGLALKGFKVVVIDFDVGLRNLDLIMGCERRVVYDFVNVVQGEATLQQALIKDKRVPNLFVLAASQTRDKDALSLEGVERVMEQLSEQGFDYIVCDSPAGIEKGAQLALYFADEALIVTNPEVSSVRDSDRILGILQAKSRRAERGDAPIVEHLVLTRYNPARVESGEMLSVEDVIDLLNVKLLGAVPESDDVLNASNAGKPVINEDESPAAMAYKDIVDRFLGETVEHRFLVAEKKGFFQKLFGK; encoded by the coding sequence GTGTCTCGTATCGTAGTAGTTACCTCTGGAAAAGGGGGGGTGGGCAAAACCACCACAAGCGCCAGTTTCTCGACCGGATTAGCCTTAAAGGGCTTTAAAGTAGTGGTGATTGACTTTGACGTAGGCCTGCGTAATTTGGATTTGATTATGGGCTGCGAACGCCGCGTGGTGTACGACTTTGTAAACGTGGTGCAAGGTGAAGCGACCCTTCAACAAGCGTTAATTAAAGACAAGCGCGTACCCAATTTGTTTGTGCTAGCCGCCTCGCAAACCCGCGATAAAGACGCTCTGTCGCTCGAAGGCGTAGAACGTGTTATGGAGCAATTAAGCGAACAAGGTTTTGATTACATTGTGTGCGATTCGCCCGCAGGCATCGAAAAAGGCGCGCAGTTGGCGCTGTATTTTGCCGACGAAGCGCTTATTGTCACCAACCCAGAAGTCTCATCGGTACGCGATTCGGATCGGATTTTAGGCATTTTACAAGCCAAATCACGTCGCGCCGAACGCGGCGATGCACCCATTGTTGAGCATTTGGTGCTTACTCGTTACAACCCTGCTCGCGTAGAATCGGGTGAAATGTTGTCGGTAGAAGACGTGATTGACCTGCTTAACGTCAAACTATTGGGCGCAGTACCCGAATCGGACGACGTGCTAAACGCCTCTAACGCCGGTAAACCGGTTATAAACGAAGACGAATCGCCCGCTGCCATGGCCTACAAAGACATTGTAGACCGCTTTTTGGGCGAAACCGTTGAGCACCGTTTTTTAGTGGCCGAGAAAAAAGGCTTTTTTCAAAAACTTTTTGGCAAGTAA
- the recG gene encoding ATP-dependent DNA helicase RecG yields MLALRPLTALKGVGPKQLEKLHKLGLFVVQDLLFHLPLRYQDKTHLTPIDNLYAGAELLVEGEVFAHTLTSTRAGRRNSLLVKLIAPSGATLTLRFFHFHPAQAKQFSRGKVVRVFGEVRLSANGFEMVHPSIEFINPNVPPALSNTLTPVYPTCEGLGQISLLKLMVQALAELNQNPLADLLPNPVLDTLELPSLNHALLTLHQPQPEDDLSLIKQFKHPAQQRLIIEELITHQVALQQLRQQEQTRFAPQLPASRLCNALLTSLPFELTQAQQRVLQQIQHDLAQPHPMQRLVQGDVGSGKTVVAALAAIQAADAGYQVAIMAPTEILAEQHLNAFSEWLNPLDIEVTWLNGRMKAAEKRFRLAQIESGDAKVVIGTHALFQDAVEFNRLGLVVIDEQHRFGVHQRLSLHQKGHRIVLEGAEDLENAAEVQEPQEAQEVPKNLNSSSATAGQFHHPHQLIMTATPIPRTLAMTAYGDLDLSVIDELPPGRKPIDTAVLSNTKRTEVMAHLVAKCAQGVQAYWVCPLIEESELLHAQAAEVTANYFIAHYPHLRVGLIHGRLKGEQKALVMNAFKAHQLDLLVATTVIEVGVNVPNASLMIIENAERLGLAQLHQLRGRVGRGDKQSHCVLLYQAPLSATAKARLNIMRQTNDGFIIAEEDLRIRGPGDVLGTHQTGTLHFRIADLRRDSQWVDAALHWAKYLVQTQSPAIEALQARWVGQKIDYQHA; encoded by the coding sequence ATGCTTGCTTTACGCCCCTTAACCGCTCTAAAAGGAGTGGGCCCTAAACAACTTGAAAAGCTCCATAAACTGGGGCTTTTTGTCGTGCAAGACTTGCTGTTTCACTTGCCGTTGCGCTATCAAGACAAAACCCATTTAACCCCCATAGACAACCTGTACGCAGGCGCCGAACTGCTGGTGGAAGGTGAGGTGTTTGCACACACCCTAACGAGTACCAGAGCTGGACGGCGTAACAGTTTGTTGGTTAAATTAATCGCCCCCAGTGGGGCGACGCTTACTTTGCGATTTTTTCATTTTCACCCTGCACAAGCCAAGCAATTTAGCCGTGGCAAAGTGGTTCGCGTGTTTGGCGAGGTGCGTTTAAGCGCCAACGGTTTTGAGATGGTGCACCCCAGCATCGAGTTTATTAACCCCAACGTACCGCCCGCATTAAGCAACACCCTAACGCCGGTTTACCCAACTTGCGAGGGCTTGGGGCAAATAAGTTTGCTTAAATTAATGGTGCAAGCCTTAGCCGAACTTAACCAAAATCCACTGGCCGATTTACTGCCCAACCCCGTGTTGGACACCCTAGAACTACCCAGTTTAAACCACGCCTTGCTCACCTTACACCAACCCCAACCCGAAGACGATTTAAGCTTAATTAAGCAGTTTAAACACCCCGCACAACAACGCTTAATTATTGAAGAACTCATTACCCATCAAGTGGCTTTGCAACAGTTACGCCAACAAGAACAAACCCGCTTTGCGCCGCAACTGCCGGCCAGTCGGCTGTGCAATGCCTTGCTCACTTCGTTGCCTTTTGAACTGACCCAAGCGCAACAACGAGTGTTGCAACAAATTCAGCACGATTTAGCCCAACCGCATCCCATGCAACGCTTAGTGCAAGGTGACGTGGGTTCGGGCAAAACGGTGGTGGCCGCGTTGGCCGCCATTCAGGCCGCCGACGCAGGCTATCAAGTCGCCATTATGGCGCCCACCGAAATTTTGGCCGAACAGCATTTAAACGCCTTTAGCGAATGGCTTAACCCACTGGACATTGAGGTGACCTGGTTAAATGGCCGCATGAAAGCCGCCGAAAAACGCTTTAGGCTGGCACAAATCGAATCGGGCGACGCTAAAGTCGTGATTGGCACGCACGCGCTGTTTCAAGACGCGGTGGAGTTTAATCGCCTAGGATTGGTGGTCATTGACGAACAACACCGTTTTGGAGTGCATCAACGATTGTCATTGCACCAAAAAGGCCATCGCATTGTGCTTGAAGGCGCAGAAGATTTAGAAAATGCCGCCGAGGTACAAGAGCCGCAAGAGGCGCAAGAAGTACCAAAAAACCTTAACTCGTCCAGCGCAACGGCCGGGCAGTTTCACCACCCGCATCAACTCATTATGACCGCCACCCCTATTCCGCGCACCTTGGCCATGACCGCCTACGGCGATTTGGATTTATCGGTGATTGACGAACTGCCGCCGGGGCGCAAGCCTATCGACACCGCCGTATTAAGCAACACCAAACGCACCGAGGTGATGGCGCATTTGGTGGCCAAATGCGCGCAAGGAGTGCAAGCCTATTGGGTGTGTCCGTTGATTGAAGAGTCTGAGCTTTTACACGCGCAAGCCGCCGAAGTCACCGCCAACTACTTTATCGCACACTACCCGCACTTGCGCGTGGGGTTAATTCATGGCCGCTTAAAAGGCGAACAAAAAGCCTTGGTCATGAACGCTTTTAAAGCCCATCAACTCGATTTACTGGTGGCCACCACGGTGATTGAAGTGGGGGTAAATGTGCCCAATGCCAGCCTAATGATTATTGAAAACGCCGAACGCTTGGGCTTGGCACAACTGCACCAACTGCGTGGGCGCGTTGGGCGCGGCGACAAACAGAGCCATTGCGTTTTGCTGTATCAAGCGCCGCTGTCGGCCACCGCCAAAGCGCGCTTAAACATAATGCGTCAAACCAACGACGGCTTTATAATCGCCGAAGAAGACCTGCGTATTCGCGGCCCAGGTGACGTGCTGGGCACGCATCAAACCGGTACATTGCACTTTAGAATCGCCGATTTACGCCGCGACAGCCAATGGGTCGATGCCGCCCTGCACTGGGCCAAATACTTAGTACAAACCCAATCGCCCGCCATTGAAGCATTGCAAGCACGCTGGGTTGGGCAAAAAATAGACTATCAACATGCTTAA